Proteins co-encoded in one bacterium genomic window:
- a CDS encoding acetylxylan esterase codes for MHGVKPAGGLRARITRLFFAVSLLCPAFLGAQAEDLRVLQDWRLYSPAGDLFYRSLAREALGLLAARDRELAGLHGRTQWERYAASVRARLAASFGPLWEKTPLNARTVGAFEHAGLQVEKIIFESRPGWQVTAAVVRQPGLEGRLPAVLLVCGHTNDGLRGYQQQIFNLARRGFVVLCFDPIGQGERYQYYDPELGRSRLGGTTHEHSYAGLQYLLLGRTMGAVRLWDGIRAVDYLLSRPDVDPARIAVHGRSGGGTMSSYLGAMEPRISVAAPECYLTSFRRLFESIGPQDAEQNLLGQIAAGLDHGDFLIARAPKPSLMLTTTRDMFSIAGARATFASVRPAFDALGAPGNLQMVEDDAPHQSTVANRERLYGFLRRQFGTPGDTVDVTFPVVPPDSFKISDTGQVITSGSRTIHELILEDAAPVLAQLEQNRKDIKANRERVSRAARSLAGLGGPVPAGPALFCGRFTRRACYVEKLVLDSESPLPLPALVFVPKGAGPHPAILWLDDRGKAAAGVAGGEPERLAEAGWLVLSLDLPGFGELAADPHADDSVIQGVSYNLLFGAQLVGRSVTGIQARAAEAALLYLQGRPDAAAAGGSVVVAAGAAGPAALHAAALGAPVRALCLGRSLLSWESVLETRWYDQALGATIVPSALLQYDLPDLAGLFAPRPLLVAGPLGGDGAPADSALREGFAATVATVAGGDNGLSFAADSSGLAPWLAGLAHPAVK; via the coding sequence GTGCACGGTGTCAAACCCGCCGGCGGGCTTCGCGCCCGCATCACTCGGTTGTTCTTTGCCGTATCGCTGCTCTGTCCCGCGTTCCTGGGCGCCCAGGCGGAGGACCTGCGGGTGCTCCAGGACTGGCGCCTCTACAGCCCCGCGGGCGACCTATTCTACCGCAGCCTGGCCCGGGAGGCTTTGGGCCTGCTCGCGGCGCGGGACAGGGAACTGGCCGGCCTGCACGGACGGACGCAGTGGGAGCGCTACGCCGCCTCGGTGCGGGCGCGCCTGGCCGCCTCTTTCGGGCCGCTGTGGGAGAAGACCCCGCTCAACGCGCGCACGGTGGGCGCTTTCGAGCATGCGGGCCTGCAAGTCGAGAAGATCATCTTCGAGTCCCGTCCCGGCTGGCAGGTGACCGCGGCCGTGGTCCGTCAGCCCGGCCTGGAGGGCCGTCTGCCTGCGGTGCTCCTGGTCTGCGGCCATACGAACGACGGCCTGCGCGGCTACCAGCAGCAGATATTCAACCTGGCCCGTCGCGGGTTCGTGGTGCTGTGTTTCGACCCGATCGGCCAGGGCGAGCGCTACCAGTACTATGACCCGGAGCTTGGCCGCAGCCGCCTGGGCGGCACCACGCACGAGCATTCCTATGCCGGCCTGCAGTATCTTCTGCTGGGCCGCACCATGGGTGCGGTGCGGCTGTGGGACGGCATCCGGGCGGTGGACTATCTGCTGAGCCGTCCGGATGTGGACCCGGCGCGGATCGCGGTGCACGGCCGCTCGGGCGGCGGGACCATGTCCTCCTACCTGGGGGCGATGGAGCCGCGGATCAGCGTGGCCGCCCCGGAATGCTACCTGACCAGTTTCCGCCGTCTGTTCGAGTCCATCGGGCCGCAGGATGCGGAGCAGAACCTGCTGGGCCAGATCGCCGCCGGCCTTGACCACGGCGATTTCCTCATCGCCCGCGCGCCCAAGCCCAGCCTGATGCTCACCACCACGCGCGACATGTTCTCAATCGCCGGGGCGCGCGCCACTTTCGCCTCGGTCCGCCCGGCATTTGACGCCCTGGGCGCGCCGGGCAACCTCCAGATGGTGGAGGATGACGCCCCGCACCAGTCGACCGTGGCCAACCGCGAGCGTCTGTACGGTTTCCTGCGCCGTCAGTTCGGCACGCCCGGCGACACCGTGGATGTGACTTTCCCAGTTGTCCCGCCCGACAGCTTCAAAATCTCTGACACGGGGCAGGTGATCACCTCCGGCTCGCGCACCATCCACGAGTTGATCCTGGAGGATGCCGCCCCGGTGCTGGCGCAACTGGAGCAGAACCGTAAGGATATCAAGGCGAACCGCGAGCGGGTGAGCCGCGCCGCGCGCAGCCTCGCCGGCCTGGGCGGGCCGGTCCCGGCCGGGCCGGCGCTGTTTTGCGGACGGTTCACGCGCCGGGCTTGCTATGTGGAAAAACTGGTCCTCGACTCCGAAAGCCCCCTGCCCCTGCCGGCCCTGGTTTTCGTGCCCAAGGGCGCCGGGCCGCACCCGGCTATCCTGTGGCTGGATGACCGGGGCAAGGCCGCCGCGGGCGTGGCCGGGGGTGAGCCGGAGCGCCTGGCCGAGGCCGGCTGGCTGGTGCTGTCGCTGGATCTGCCCGGTTTCGGCGAGCTGGCCGCCGACCCGCACGCCGATGACTCGGTGATCCAGGGGGTGAGCTACAACCTGTTGTTCGGGGCGCAGCTTGTCGGCCGCAGCGTGACCGGTATCCAGGCCCGCGCCGCCGAGGCCGCCCTGCTCTACCTCCAGGGCCGCCCGGATGCCGCCGCGGCCGGGGGCTCTGTGGTTGTAGCCGCCGGGGCGGCCGGACCGGCGGCGCTGCACGCGGCGGCGCTGGGCGCTCCGGTGCGGGCGCTCTGCCTCGGCCGCAGCCTGCTTTCCTGGGAGTCTGTCCTCGAAACACGCTGGTATGACCAGGCCCTGGGAGCCACAATCGTGCCCTCGGCCCTGCTGCAGTACGACCTTCCGGACCTGGCCGGCTTGTTTGCCCCGCGTCCGCTGCTTGTGGCCGGTCCCCTGGGCGGTGATGGCGCCCCGGCGGATTCGGCCCTGCGCGAGGGTTTCGCCGCCACTGTGGCCACCGTCGCCGGAGGCGACAACGGCCTTAGCTTCGCCGCCGACTCCAGCGGGCTGGCGCCCTGGCTGGCGGGTCTGGCCCATCCGGCGGTGAAATAA
- a CDS encoding DUF4962 domain-containing protein gives MTTPRRLYPLLIAAVTLLVLACGGRSGTVPLGTRQARPLDWAKNLHPRLLLTSGEQERLRGAITGSHKFLWERFLQDLPARLEAAKQPFGDEMDRGHGDIAPDLCFAWAMTGSPEHFAAARDYVLRLARSPEWNPSNDLIHGHLLQGLALSYDFLYQSLSPAERAEVAARLERECETEYERMTTGRVWYRNEYFQNHAHSNFSGLAFAACALYGEDERAGQWLGLCEAFFDSTFAVMPPDGGSCEGLSYGSYSLEYICRYTELAKSLLGKDYFQSSDYLKHSPDFLLHSTLPVMTEAEWAMTFGDAPRHSNWHGPEPQLFLLASRYGNAAAQWLGRKLIEQNPKGLGSAGWWALLWYDPTVESADPATFPTLHHMTDLDQVMLRSSWTDQGATMVGLKSGPFMGRRMSKLTTYDWGTGHQHPDAGSFQLFSHGQFLAIDPLYTGFKRAANHNTLLVKGQGQLGDEVQWFAAAEALQFGHYPTVTAVDSCAAWDWVTAEVAPAYHPALGLKQFTRHYLLIKPDILLLADRVQLSDKGMWLTWPSDTLTTEGGLSHNDAGYAVGPQGEAWTTFRGESGSYRLYCLCLDNQPGQGEYSFVVGDSVVHSWKNTGTDTDFSLELSPPVTINKGDRVAFRGAPMAPGCRMIKMAAFSEDVPARREVKWLLHLDPKAWVSAGKNGITAVQEGAALDLHCLTPLAGDLACETWEVKKANIEPFTYRQTTRVEEIPQFEGDSALIVNLIHTRDTDGKPLSDIKFSREGGVLKVSWKLAGRAASLDWDLDARRVELK, from the coding sequence ATGACAACCCCGCGCCGCCTGTACCCGCTGCTCATTGCCGCCGTCACCCTGCTCGTCCTCGCCTGCGGGGGGCGTAGCGGCACGGTGCCGTTGGGCACCCGCCAGGCCCGTCCCCTGGACTGGGCGAAAAACCTGCACCCGCGCCTTCTGCTAACCAGCGGCGAGCAGGAACGGCTGCGCGGGGCGATCACCGGCAGCCACAAATTTCTCTGGGAACGTTTCCTGCAGGACCTTCCCGCGCGCCTGGAGGCGGCGAAGCAGCCGTTCGGCGATGAGATGGACCGCGGCCACGGCGATATCGCCCCGGACCTGTGTTTCGCCTGGGCCATGACCGGCAGCCCGGAACATTTCGCTGCCGCCCGCGACTACGTTCTGCGCCTGGCCCGCAGTCCCGAGTGGAACCCGTCCAACGACCTGATCCACGGCCACCTGCTCCAGGGCCTGGCCCTGTCCTACGATTTCCTGTACCAGTCGCTGAGCCCGGCTGAGCGCGCCGAGGTGGCCGCCCGCCTGGAGCGCGAGTGCGAGACCGAGTACGAGCGCATGACCACGGGACGGGTCTGGTACCGCAACGAGTATTTCCAGAACCACGCCCATTCCAATTTCAGTGGCCTGGCTTTCGCCGCCTGCGCCCTGTACGGAGAGGACGAGCGCGCCGGACAGTGGCTGGGGCTGTGCGAGGCGTTCTTCGACAGCACGTTCGCGGTGATGCCCCCGGACGGCGGCTCCTGCGAGGGCCTGAGCTACGGCTCCTACTCGCTGGAGTATATCTGCCGCTACACCGAGCTGGCCAAGAGTCTGCTCGGGAAAGATTACTTCCAGTCGAGCGACTACCTGAAGCATTCCCCGGATTTCCTGCTGCACAGCACCCTGCCGGTGATGACCGAGGCCGAGTGGGCCATGACTTTCGGCGACGCCCCCAGGCACAGCAACTGGCACGGCCCCGAGCCGCAGCTTTTCCTTCTCGCCTCGCGCTACGGCAACGCTGCGGCGCAGTGGCTGGGCCGCAAACTGATCGAGCAGAACCCCAAGGGCCTGGGCAGCGCCGGGTGGTGGGCCCTGCTCTGGTACGACCCGACAGTGGAGAGCGCCGACCCGGCTACGTTCCCCACCCTTCATCACATGACCGACCTGGACCAGGTGATGCTGCGCTCGAGCTGGACCGACCAGGGCGCTACTATGGTAGGCCTCAAGAGCGGGCCATTCATGGGACGCCGCATGTCGAAGCTGACCACCTACGACTGGGGCACCGGGCACCAGCATCCGGATGCCGGAAGTTTCCAGCTTTTCTCGCACGGCCAGTTCCTGGCCATTGACCCGCTTTACACCGGTTTCAAGCGCGCCGCCAACCACAACACCCTGCTGGTCAAGGGCCAGGGGCAACTGGGCGATGAGGTGCAGTGGTTCGCCGCGGCCGAGGCCCTTCAGTTCGGGCATTATCCGACCGTGACCGCGGTCGATTCCTGCGCCGCCTGGGACTGGGTCACAGCCGAGGTGGCCCCGGCCTACCACCCGGCCCTGGGGCTGAAACAGTTCACCCGTCATTACCTTCTGATCAAACCCGATATCCTGCTTCTGGCCGACCGGGTGCAGCTTTCGGACAAGGGTATGTGGCTGACCTGGCCCTCGGACACCCTGACCACCGAGGGTGGGTTGAGCCACAACGACGCCGGCTACGCGGTGGGTCCGCAGGGCGAGGCCTGGACCACGTTCCGGGGCGAGAGCGGCAGCTACCGCCTCTACTGCCTCTGCCTGGACAACCAGCCCGGCCAGGGCGAATACAGTTTCGTGGTGGGCGACAGCGTGGTCCACTCCTGGAAGAACACAGGCACGGACACTGATTTCAGCCTGGAGCTTTCGCCCCCGGTCACTATCAACAAGGGCGACCGGGTGGCGTTCCGGGGCGCGCCGATGGCCCCGGGCTGCCGGATGATCAAGATGGCCGCGTTCAGCGAGGATGTGCCCGCCCGGCGCGAGGTTAAGTGGCTGCTGCACCTGGACCCCAAAGCCTGGGTCAGCGCCGGAAAGAACGGGATCACCGCCGTGCAGGAGGGCGCCGCCCTGGACCTTCACTGCCTGACCCCGCTGGCTGGGGACCTGGCTTGCGAGACCTGGGAGGTCAAGAAGGCCAATATAGAGCCGTTCACCTACCGCCAGACCACCCGGGTGGAGGAGATCCCACAGTTCGAGGGCGACAGCGCGCTGATCGTGAACCTGATCCACACCCGCGATACGGATGGCAAGCCCCTGAGCGACATAAAGTTCAGCCGCGAGGGCGGAGTGCTCAAGGTTTCCTGGAAACTGGCGGGCCGGGCGGCCAGCCTGGACTGGGACCTGGACGCGCGCCGCGTGGAGCTGAAATAG